A region from the Bacteroidota bacterium genome encodes:
- a CDS encoding S9 family peptidase — MKHLLSLATWLLLLVQPRGAQHLALTPEDAAGINPALFPRGLSQVQWTSNAGEYTWVSDNYLIKNTVSQIANDTLFSLQQLNKSLRESGLDSLRRFPQFQWVASGKALFRSGQDYYVLIINPLQVERLTSLPKNAAQAEIHLPTLRIAYTIENNVFVFDGLEHRQVSNEPPGVECGKSVHRNEFGINKGLFWSPDGSKLAYYRMDERMVTTYPLADIAQRIASHQPIRYPMAGMTSHQVSLMVYDLAETSTVAMQTGEPAEQYLTAVTWHPDGRSIYIGLLNRGQNHLKMNRYEAAGGRLMATIFEEKADTWVEPLTPLYFLPGNSGRFVWPSLRDGFNHLYLYEVDGKLIRQLTSGAWMVTEVIGFDQKATQVFFLATRETPLEQNVYAVNLRDGKLRMLSSEGGQHKAMLSADGNHLIDAWSNIVTPRKTQIIDRNGKTLKTIHEAQNPLANILMPDIELVQLRAEDGSTLHARLIKPAGLIPDKKYPVVVYVYGGPHAQLVTNSWLGGANLYMLYLAQQGFVVFTLDNRGSANRGKAFEHVIHRRLGQVEMADQLVGIDYLQSLPFVDAERIGVDGWSYGGFMSISLKLNHPEIFKVATAGGPVTDWKYYEIMYGERYMDTPDENPEGYQNTSLLNQAAKLQGKLLIMHGDMDDVVVMQHSLALLRRFVEEMKLADFFVYTGHPHNVRGRDRAHLIRKITSYFMENL; from the coding sequence ATGAAACATTTGCTCAGCCTTGCCACCTGGCTTTTGCTGCTTGTTCAGCCCCGTGGCGCACAACACCTCGCGCTTACCCCCGAAGATGCCGCAGGCATAAACCCTGCCCTGTTTCCCCGCGGCCTGAGTCAGGTGCAATGGACCTCCAATGCCGGAGAATACACCTGGGTTTCGGATAATTACCTGATAAAAAACACTGTCAGTCAAATAGCGAACGACACCCTTTTCTCGCTTCAGCAGCTCAACAAAAGCCTGCGCGAAAGCGGTCTGGATAGCCTGAGGCGATTTCCCCAATTTCAATGGGTTGCTTCCGGCAAGGCCTTGTTCCGGAGCGGACAGGATTATTATGTTCTCATAATCAATCCTCTACAGGTCGAACGACTGACAAGCCTGCCGAAAAATGCAGCACAGGCCGAGATCCATCTTCCCACCCTGAGAATTGCCTACACCATCGAAAACAATGTATTCGTGTTTGATGGCTTGGAACACCGGCAGGTGAGCAACGAACCCCCGGGGGTGGAATGCGGCAAAAGTGTACACCGGAATGAGTTTGGCATCAACAAAGGACTGTTCTGGTCGCCCGATGGCAGCAAACTTGCTTATTACCGCATGGACGAACGCATGGTGACAACCTATCCCCTGGCCGACATCGCCCAACGTATTGCAAGTCACCAGCCCATCCGCTATCCTATGGCAGGCATGACCAGCCACCAGGTGAGTCTGATGGTGTACGACCTGGCCGAAACAAGCACTGTGGCCATGCAAACCGGCGAACCCGCCGAGCAATACCTTACAGCCGTCACCTGGCATCCCGATGGCCGCAGCATCTATATCGGTTTGCTCAACCGCGGGCAAAACCACCTGAAAATGAACCGCTACGAAGCAGCCGGTGGCCGGTTGATGGCTACCATTTTCGAAGAAAAGGCCGACACCTGGGTAGAGCCACTTACGCCGCTATACTTCCTGCCGGGGAACAGCGGACGCTTCGTCTGGCCCAGCCTGCGCGACGGTTTCAACCACCTGTATCTGTACGAAGTCGATGGCAAGCTCATCAGGCAGCTCACCTCAGGAGCCTGGATGGTGACCGAAGTGATCGGTTTTGACCAGAAAGCCACACAGGTCTTCTTTCTGGCAACGCGCGAAACCCCGCTCGAACAAAACGTCTATGCCGTCAACCTGAGAGATGGCAAACTACGCATGCTTTCCTCCGAGGGTGGCCAGCACAAAGCCATGCTTTCGGCCGACGGCAACCACCTCATTGATGCCTGGTCGAACATTGTGACCCCCCGAAAAACACAAATCATCGACCGCAATGGCAAAACATTGAAAACCATACACGAAGCCCAGAATCCGCTGGCAAATATCCTCATGCCCGACATTGAACTGGTACAACTCAGGGCCGAAGATGGGAGTACGCTTCATGCCCGGCTGATCAAACCTGCCGGTTTGATTCCGGACAAGAAATATCCGGTGGTTGTTTACGTATATGGCGGGCCACACGCCCAATTGGTGACCAACAGCTGGCTCGGAGGCGCAAACCTTTACATGCTATATCTTGCGCAACAGGGTTTTGTGGTGTTCACCCTCGACAACCGCGGCTCGGCCAACCGCGGAAAAGCCTTTGAGCATGTGATCCACCGCAGGCTTGGCCAGGTGGAAATGGCCGACCAGCTTGTTGGCATTGATTATCTGCAAAGCCTTCCTTTTGTGGATGCCGAAAGAATCGGGGTGGACGGCTGGAGCTACGGCGGTTTTATGAGCATCAGCCTGAAACTCAACCACCCGGAAATTTTCAAAGTGGCCACTGCCGGCGGTCCGGTAACCGACTGGAAGTACTACGAAATCATGTATGGCGAACGCTATATGGATACCCCCGATGAAAATCCCGAGGGGTACCAAAATACCAGCCTGCTGAATCAGGCCGCAAAACTTCAGGGCAAGCTGCTCATTATGCACGGCGACATGGACGACGTGGTGGTGATGCAACATAGCCTTGCCCTGCTGCGTCGGTTTGTGGAAGAAATGAAACTGGCCGACTTCTTTGTGTACACCGGTCACCCGCACAACGTGCGCGGACGCGACAGGGCGCATCTGATCAGGAAAATTACCTCATATTTCATGGAAAACCTCTAA
- a CDS encoding geranylgeranylglyceryl/heptaprenylglyceryl phosphate synthase, which translates to MPVYDHFLKPGRKFAVLIDPDKPSDKSLHTLAGYAAEGGVDFFFVGGSLLTNDNLESCIKILRAEAKHIPIVLFPGNSYQLSRHADAFLFLSLISGRNAEMLIGRHVIAAPYLKMSGLEVIATGYMLIDSGRPTSVSYMSNSVPIPSDKNDIAICTAMAGEMLGLKLIFMDAGSGAFNPVPTSMIREVRKSIGVPLIVGGGIREPELAGQMAAAGADVVVVGNILEKQPGLTPQFAAAIRQI; encoded by the coding sequence ATGCCTGTTTATGACCATTTTCTGAAGCCCGGCCGCAAGTTTGCCGTCCTGATCGATCCCGACAAACCGAGCGACAAATCGCTGCACACCCTTGCAGGTTACGCTGCTGAGGGGGGTGTGGACTTTTTCTTTGTTGGCGGTTCGCTGCTCACCAACGACAATCTCGAAAGCTGCATCAAAATCCTGCGTGCCGAAGCCAAACACATCCCGATCGTTTTGTTTCCGGGCAATTCCTACCAGCTGAGCAGGCATGCCGATGCATTCCTTTTTTTGTCGCTCATCTCGGGGCGCAATGCCGAAATGCTCATCGGCAGGCACGTGATTGCCGCGCCTTACCTCAAAATGAGCGGCCTCGAAGTAATTGCGACAGGCTACATGCTTATCGACAGCGGCCGGCCTACTTCGGTGAGCTATATGAGCAACAGCGTACCCATTCCGTCGGACAAAAACGACATTGCCATCTGCACGGCTATGGCTGGTGAGATGCTGGGCCTGAAACTGATATTTATGGATGCCGGCTCGGGCGCCTTCAACCCTGTGCCCACAAGCATGATCCGCGAGGTTCGCAAAAGCATCGGGGTACCCCTGATTGTTGGCGGCGGCATCCGTGAGCCGGAGCTGGCCGGCCAAATGGCCGCAGCCGGAGCCGATGTGGTGGTAGTGGGCAATATCCTCGAAAAACAGCCCGGGCTGACACCCCAGTTCGCAGCCGCTATCCGTCAGATATAA
- the metF gene encoding methylenetetrahydrofolate reductase [NAD(P)H], with protein sequence MFNLPKVTEKIAASDRTLFSFELLPPLKGQNIENIQKTIDPLMEFDPAFINVTYHQEEFVYKNLPNGLIERRTIRKRPGTVGIAAAIMFRYGANVVPHIICGGFTREETENALIDLHFLGIKNLLAIRGDAQAGMKYFQPEKGGHAHAIELVKQIANLNKGIYLEDDLLNATPTDFCIGVAGYPEKHIEAPNMDSDLYYLKKKIEAGASFVITQMFFDNSKYFSFVARCREAGIMVPIIPGLKPLASLNQLSTLPQTFNIDLPEALMKEVRKCTDNHQVRKLGVEWAVAQSKELKATGVPAIHYYTMGRADNIAAIAREIF encoded by the coding sequence ATGTTCAATCTACCTAAAGTAACCGAAAAAATTGCCGCATCGGATCGCACATTGTTTTCGTTCGAGCTTTTGCCACCGCTCAAAGGACAAAACATCGAAAATATCCAGAAAACCATCGACCCGCTGATGGAGTTCGACCCGGCTTTCATCAACGTCACCTATCATCAGGAAGAGTTTGTTTACAAAAACCTGCCTAACGGCCTGATAGAGCGGCGCACCATCCGCAAGCGTCCGGGCACCGTAGGCATTGCAGCAGCCATCATGTTTCGCTATGGAGCCAATGTGGTACCACACATCATTTGCGGCGGCTTCACACGCGAGGAAACCGAAAACGCCCTGATCGACCTTCACTTTCTTGGCATTAAAAATCTTCTGGCCATTCGTGGCGATGCCCAGGCCGGCATGAAATATTTTCAACCGGAAAAAGGTGGCCATGCCCATGCCATCGAGCTGGTGAAACAAATCGCCAACCTCAACAAAGGCATCTACCTCGAAGACGACCTGCTCAATGCCACACCCACTGATTTCTGCATTGGGGTGGCCGGTTATCCCGAAAAACACATCGAAGCCCCCAATATGGATTCAGACCTCTATTACCTAAAGAAAAAGATTGAGGCAGGAGCTTCGTTTGTGATCACCCAGATGTTTTTCGACAACTCAAAGTATTTCAGCTTTGTAGCGCGTTGTCGCGAAGCAGGCATCATGGTGCCAATCATCCCGGGGCTGAAACCTCTGGCCAGCCTGAATCAGCTCTCAACCCTGCCCCAAACATTCAACATCGACCTGCCTGAAGCCCTGATGAAAGAGGTGCGCAAATGCACCGACAACCATCAGGTGCGCAAGCTGGGTGTGGAATGGGCTGTGGCTCAGAGCAAAGAGCTCAAAGCTACAGGCGTGCCGGCCATTCATTACTATACAATGGGCAGGGCCGACAACATTGCAGCCATTGCACGCGAAATATTCTGA